One Pyrus communis chromosome 13, drPyrComm1.1, whole genome shotgun sequence genomic window carries:
- the LOC137712179 gene encoding uncharacterized protein has protein sequence MDPEGIHLPGIFKKVIATDTSQKQLELAPKLPNIRYEHTPPPVMSIAEVEQKLTTNSSVHLVIVAQALHWFDLPNFYQQVKHVLKKPNGVLAVGKSNQNRLLMVKASSRKLVDDKFKSIDFPFEPVDREENTGPFEFVTEQLMDLDGFFTYIRSWSAYQTAKGKGVILLSDHVIEAFKQAWNEGGDHGQKQRQI, from the exons CTGCCCGGAATCTTCAAGAAAGTGATAGCCACAGATACAAGCCAAAAACAACTCGAGTTGGCACCCAAGCTGCCCAATATTCGCTACGAGCACACCCCGCCTCCTGTCATGTCAATAGCCGAGGTTGAACAAAAGTTGACAACAAATTCAAGTGTTCATCTGGTGATCGTTGCTCAGGCCCTCCATTGGTTTGACCTCCCCAATTTCTACCAACAAGTAAAACATGTACTGAAGAAACCTAATGGTGTCCTTGCTGttggaaaatcaaatcaaaacaggttgTTAATGGTTAAAGCAAGCT CACGTAAATTGGTGGACGACAAGTTTAAGAGTATCGATTTTCCATTTGAGCCGGTGGACAGAGAAGAGAACACAGGACCGTTTGAGTTCGTGACAGAGCAGTTGATGGATTTGGATGGCTTTTTTACATACATAAGGTCATGGTCTGCATATCAGACGGCAAAAGGAAAGGGTGTTATCCTCTTGAGTGATCATGTGATTGAGGCGTTTAAGCAAGCTTGGAATGAAGGTGGAGACCATGGTCAGAAGCAGAGGCAGATCTAA